The following are encoded together in the Methanobrevibacter sp. genome:
- a CDS encoding helix-turn-helix domain-containing protein, whose translation MFILNEYNKEIGNRIRELRELSDFTINEIASELNITEETYIQYENGEVDIPASFLYELAHIFKVDLGLLLTGEESRMSIFDVTRANKGISVDRSKEYTHENLCSKFIHKKAETFLVVVDPKKNPTPSLNSHPGQEFNYVLEGSLKIYIHNNEIILNEGDCIFFDSAHRHAMVALNDKPAKFLAVII comes from the coding sequence GTGTTTATTTTGAATGAATACAACAAAGAAATTGGAAACAGAATTAGAGAATTAAGAGAACTTTCAGATTTTACAATTAATGAAATTGCATCTGAATTAAACATTACAGAAGAAACATACATCCAATACGAAAACGGAGAAGTAGACATTCCTGCAAGCTTCTTATACGAACTAGCACATATTTTTAAAGTTGATTTAGGATTATTATTAACCGGTGAAGAAAGCAGAATGAGCATCTTTGATGTCACTCGTGCAAACAAGGGAATATCAGTTGATAGAAGTAAGGAGTACACTCACGAAAACCTATGTTCAAAATTCATTCATAAAAAAGCTGAAACATTCCTTGTTGTTGTGGATCCCAAAAAGAATCCAACACCTTCACTCAATTCACACCCAGGACAGGAATTTAACTATGTTCTTGAAGGTTCATTAAAAATATACATACACAATAACGAAATCATATTAAATGAAGGAGATTGCATCTTCTTTGATTCAGCACATAGACATGCAATGGTAGCACTTAACGATAAACCCGCTAAATTCTTAGCAGTAATCATATAA